The following nucleotide sequence is from Chondrinema litorale.
AAACCTGACCAATGTGATCCTCATAAAGTGTGAGTATAGTAAAACCATTTGTTTCTTTAGATTTGGGTAATATGTACTTAAAACTATTATCCTTTCGATCTAGCTTATAAACATATCCTTCATAAGTGCCAACCCAAACATTATTATTTTTATCAGTCAATAAAGACCATACATTGTTATACGCCATTCTTTCTTCCGGACTTATCTCAGGTATATAAGCCTCTAATTCATAGGTTTCTGGATTAAAAGAATGTAAACCTTCGCCAAATATAGCTAACCACAATAATCCTTTTTTATCTTTAACTATTGACGTGATATTATCTCCTGGAAGCTTATTAGCTGCATCACGTCTAAAATGCTCAAAAGTACGTGTCTTTAAATTGAAATGATCTATTCCCCCATTCCAGAAACCAATCCAAACATCTTCATTTTGTCCCTTGGTAATGCTAAGAACTTTATTTGAGGATATTGTTGAAGGATCATCATTATCATGTAGATAATGAATAAACTCATTTTTTTCACGATTAAACCAGTTTAAGCCTCCGCCATCGGTACCTATCAAAATATTGTTCGAATCTAGCTCTACAATCGCTGATACTACATTATACGATAAAGAATTTTTGCCTCTTTGTTGATAATAGTAACCAATATTTTTGGAATAAAAATTAGATAAATTTGCACCAGTTCGGTAAGTACCAACCCATAACCGATTGTGATTATCTACACATAAACTTTTTATAGAGTTTGAAGATATGCTTAAATTATCAAAAGGATCATTTCTAAAATTAAAGAAATTGTCTTCTTCTTCAATATATAAGCTAAGTCCATTATCTGTACCAATCCAAATATTTCCTTCCTTATCTTCAATAATACTATCCACTTGATTATGAGCTAAGCTTTTAGCATTCTTAGCATCATGTTTATAGTTTATAAACTCATTCTTACCTTTTTCTAATAAATAAATACCTCCTTCGAAAGTACCGACCCATAACCTACCTTTTGTATCATAATATATAGATGTTACAAAATCATCACTTAGATTATCTGACTGTGAAGAATATTTTTCAATTGAATGATCTTTAGTATTGATACTCATTAATCCTTGAGAATAAGTACCGACCCATAAAACTCCCGGCTCACCTTCTGTAATCACATATGCGTAATAGCTTCTTTCATTTTCTAAATTGGAAGTACTTTGTTGAAGATATGTGTAGCTGTAATCATCGGCATTAAACTTTACCAATCCTCCTGAAGTACCAACCCACATAGTACCACTTTGATCGTAATGTAAATCCTGTATAAAATTATAATTATATTTAGAAGAATCTAAAGCTAAAGATATATGTTTAAACTCATCTAAAGTTGAATTGTAAATATATAAACCACCACCCCAAGTGCCCGCCCAAATGTTATAATGCTTATCTTCTGCTAAAGCTCTTACTGCTTGGTGTTTTATTGACTCTTCTTGAGAATAGAGGTATTTCTGAAAGCTATAGCCATCAAATTTATTGATACCCTCATTAGTAGCAATCCAGACATATCCAGAAGTATCTTGAAGAATGTCCCAAACAGTATTATTGGTAAGTCCATCTAATGTTGTGTAGCCTTGAAATGTTAGTTGTGGCTGAGCTTTTACAATACTAATTGCAAATAACAAGATTAATAAAACACATTTATCCTTCTTAGATAGAACATTACTTTTAAATGAATTATTAATACATTTTATCGTCACCATGCTATACTCAACTAATAATTATTTCTACTAAATACTTTAATAAATAAATGGCCAATACTTTTCTTCTATTTATTTTAAGCTAATATTGAGATTTAACAACCTACAAACAATTTAATGAAATGAATATTATTTTCAAACAAGGCATAGTCATATCTTACAGTAAGCTCTTATTGTATCCTACTACTATACCCTTACAGATTTCTACAAAAGAGCATACAGAACAACATATAATGTGCCTTTATGTTATGTGTATCCTAATAGTGCCACACTTCACTTGTGTTTTTAGCTGTATAAATATAATATCCATTTGATAGCTGAAAACTAATACATGCCTTCATTTGTAGAGCACCTGAATTTTGCGCTCCCAATAAAACACAGAGCATAACAAGCACCTTAATTTTCGACAAAGTAAAGCATTATAAAAACTAAAAGCTCTTATAAGTGACATCCAACTGACTTATAAATATTGATTAACTGTCTAAATAATTTTTAAAGGTTAATATAAATTTATACATTTAACCTTTATAATTACTTTTAATGGTTAATAATGCAATTAGAAACTGGAAACTATAAAGGAACTTATAAGCTTATTGGTGGAGAAGAATGTTTCGATTTTACAAATACTGTTAGTTGGAGAGAAACAGCTCATCCTCATGATTGGCTGGATATTGAAGAAAATTTAGCCCGATGGGCTCAAATAACTGGTATCTTAAATGAAGGTCAAGCTAAGCACTTAATAAAAATTTCTAATGAAGAATTAGAATATGTAAAAAGTATAAGGGTCTTTTTATATCAACTTTTTAATAGTCAAATAACAAAAGGCTCTATATCAAAAGATTCACTCTATGAGTTAAGCGAGCTAACTCAAAAAGCGAACAAACACCAAGTACTTTCCCCCTCACCTACCGGATATATTTGGTCTTGGCAACAAAGTATAAAACCAATAGAACTAGTCCTTTTTACTATCATCAAATCGGCTTCTGATGTTTTAACTCGTGGGGATTTATCAAGAATTAAAAAGTGTCCATCTTGCCAATGGTTGTTTCTAGATACAAGTAAAAATAAACGCAGAAGGTGGTGTACGATGGAAGATTGTGGTAATCGACATAAA
It contains:
- a CDS encoding CGNR zinc finger domain-containing protein, coding for MQLETGNYKGTYKLIGGEECFDFTNTVSWRETAHPHDWLDIEENLARWAQITGILNEGQAKHLIKISNEELEYVKSIRVFLYQLFNSQITKGSISKDSLYELSELTQKANKHQVLSPSPTGYIWSWQQSIKPIELVLFTIIKSASDVLTRGDLSRIKKCPSCQWLFLDTSKNKRRRWCTMEDCGNRHKVNAFNRRNKSK